From a single Streptomyces sp. NBC_00377 genomic region:
- a CDS encoding O-antigen ligase family protein, with protein MTLALPLPRVRTLSPVLPVVAVVALLGLPLAPGGEGGAGPADALSALVVLFCAVRLLRQRRRPLSRTAAVVLGLPVVGLALAATGASSPGAGLAGLGRYLQVFVLVPAAVVLLVRDRTDFRLLAWSFVGLAGWQGAVGVHQFVTGTGASYQGEDIRAVGTFGPQDVMGMATVVAFGLVCAVGLALGRTPVRQRTIAACSALALLVPLALSFSRGAWIATALTCMVQLALAGPLRALKVGAVAAAAGVILVGGFGVGSAMLQERVNSITQVADAPDQSVTDRYTLWASAVGIWREQPLTGVGLKGFPEHRDAHASLALSAGSDTDGAGSGFVRQPLLSPHNMYLLVLSEQGLIGLLALAGGWLAMLACGLRGWFRVRRHGPGLDCALVACGLLVWQLVDFTYADIGGPSTVLTAVVLGVVAWWALVGAGGREEALAR; from the coding sequence ATGACCCTCGCCCTGCCCCTGCCGCGCGTCCGGACGCTGTCACCGGTCCTGCCGGTGGTCGCCGTGGTCGCCCTGCTCGGCCTTCCGCTCGCCCCCGGCGGTGAGGGCGGCGCGGGACCGGCCGACGCGCTGTCCGCCCTGGTCGTGCTGTTCTGCGCGGTGCGGCTGCTGCGGCAGCGGCGCCGCCCGCTGTCCCGGACGGCCGCCGTGGTCCTCGGGCTGCCGGTCGTCGGGCTGGCGCTCGCCGCGACGGGGGCGTCCTCGCCCGGGGCGGGGCTGGCCGGCCTGGGCCGCTATCTCCAGGTCTTCGTGCTGGTCCCGGCCGCCGTCGTCCTCCTCGTCCGGGACCGGACCGACTTCCGGTTGCTGGCCTGGTCGTTCGTCGGGCTCGCGGGGTGGCAGGGGGCGGTCGGGGTCCACCAGTTCGTCACCGGGACCGGCGCCTCCTACCAGGGCGAGGACATCCGGGCGGTCGGCACCTTCGGGCCGCAGGACGTGATGGGCATGGCGACCGTCGTGGCGTTCGGCCTGGTCTGCGCGGTCGGGCTGGCGCTCGGCCGGACTCCCGTACGGCAGCGGACGATCGCGGCCTGCTCGGCACTCGCCCTGCTGGTGCCGCTCGCGCTCTCCTTCAGCCGGGGCGCGTGGATCGCGACCGCACTGACCTGCATGGTCCAGCTGGCCCTCGCCGGACCGCTGCGGGCGTTGAAGGTGGGCGCCGTGGCTGCCGCGGCCGGGGTGATCCTGGTGGGCGGCTTCGGGGTCGGGTCGGCGATGCTCCAGGAGCGCGTCAACAGCATCACGCAGGTCGCGGACGCGCCGGACCAGTCGGTCACCGACCGGTACACGCTGTGGGCGTCCGCGGTCGGCATCTGGCGCGAACAGCCACTGACCGGGGTGGGGTTGAAGGGCTTTCCCGAGCACCGCGACGCCCACGCCTCCCTCGCGCTGTCCGCCGGCAGCGACACCGACGGCGCGGGCTCCGGGTTCGTCAGGCAGCCGCTGCTCTCCCCGCACAACATGTACCTGCTGGTGCTCAGCGAGCAGGGCCTGATCGGGCTGCTCGCCCTCGCGGGCGGCTGGCTGGCGATGCTGGCGTGCGGACTGCGCGGGTGGTTCCGGGTCCGGCGCCACGGCCCGGGCCTCGACTGCGCCCTCGTGGCCTGCGGTCTGCTGGTCTGGCAGCTCGTGGACTTCACGTACGCCGACATCGGCGGTCCTTCGACCGTGCTGACCGCCGTCGTCCTCGGGGTCGTGGCCTGGTGGGCGCTGGTCGGCGCCGGTGGCCGCGAGGAGGCGCTCGCCCGATGA
- a CDS encoding exopolysaccharide biosynthesis polyprenyl glycosylphosphotransferase codes for MTAESTVPSPGAQPGYSSVSVIPRRASAAGFRFPAGRPPARPASPLPLLFADVLAAFVGALALSGAQRRPLLVALLVAATILLRPQRTRPVAGVLDELPAVWSRIAVAWLALGTLVAAWNPAHALSVRALVLGFAVQAAAGCAGRAVVYLRRRRALLRRPHAALVVGPAATAQRVAAAVLRHPRCGIGPVGIVAERPDGGDGGGGLPVLTTGQEVQRALIQNGVRDVLCVHPAVRTVQGPLLRALAESGCTVWEVDADTPSYASRDQLAGFSCRRLDLGARRRGSLGKRLLDIAVSGTLLLLLSPLLLVCAVVLRLTDGPGVVFRQERIGKDGRSFTLLKFRTHRPVDEHEAATRWSVAGEREMSRFCRFLRQTSLDELLQLWNVLCGDMSLVGPRPERPYFVGEFSQTYPGYAARHRMQTGITGLAQVQGLRGDTSIEDRARFDNAYIDNWSLWQDVCILLRTAAALVRPTGS; via the coding sequence GTGACTGCGGAAAGCACCGTCCCCTCTCCCGGCGCGCAGCCCGGATACTCGTCCGTCTCGGTCATTCCGCGGCGCGCGAGCGCAGCGGGATTCCGGTTCCCCGCCGGGCGGCCCCCGGCGCGGCCCGCGTCACCGCTCCCGCTGCTGTTCGCCGACGTCCTGGCCGCGTTCGTGGGCGCGCTGGCCCTGTCCGGGGCGCAGCGCCGACCGCTGCTGGTGGCCCTGCTGGTGGCGGCGACGATACTGCTGCGCCCGCAGCGCACCCGTCCGGTGGCGGGGGTGCTGGACGAACTGCCCGCCGTCTGGAGCCGGATCGCGGTGGCCTGGCTGGCGCTGGGCACGCTCGTCGCGGCGTGGAACCCGGCCCACGCGCTGTCCGTCCGCGCGCTGGTCCTCGGGTTCGCGGTGCAGGCCGCGGCCGGCTGCGCGGGTCGCGCGGTGGTGTACCTGCGGCGGCGCCGGGCGCTGCTGCGCCGCCCGCACGCCGCGCTCGTCGTCGGCCCGGCCGCGACCGCGCAGCGGGTGGCCGCCGCCGTGCTGCGCCACCCCCGGTGCGGGATCGGGCCGGTGGGCATCGTGGCCGAGCGGCCCGACGGCGGCGACGGCGGCGGCGGGCTGCCCGTGCTGACCACGGGTCAGGAGGTGCAGCGGGCCCTCATCCAGAACGGCGTCCGGGACGTGCTGTGCGTCCACCCCGCCGTGCGCACCGTGCAGGGTCCGCTGCTGCGGGCGCTCGCCGAGTCGGGCTGCACGGTGTGGGAGGTCGACGCCGACACCCCCTCGTACGCGAGCCGCGACCAGCTCGCCGGGTTCTCCTGCCGCCGCCTCGACCTGGGCGCCCGGCGCCGGGGCAGCCTCGGCAAGCGGCTGCTGGACATCGCCGTCTCCGGGACCCTGCTCCTGCTGCTGAGCCCGCTGCTGCTGGTGTGCGCGGTGGTGCTGCGGCTGACCGACGGGCCGGGGGTCGTCTTCCGGCAGGAGCGCATCGGCAAGGACGGCCGGTCGTTCACGCTGCTGAAGTTCCGCACCCACCGCCCGGTCGACGAGCACGAGGCGGCGACCCGCTGGAGCGTGGCCGGTGAGCGGGAGATGAGCCGCTTCTGCCGCTTCCTGCGCCAGACCTCGCTGGACGAGCTGCTCCAGCTGTGGAACGTGCTGTGCGGCGACATGAGCCTGGTCGGTCCGCGTCCCGAACGCCCCTACTTCGTCGGCGAGTTCAGCCAGACCTACCCCGGTTACGCGGCCCGCCACCGGATGCAGACCGGCATCACCGGCCTCGCCCAGGTCCAGGGCCTGCGCGGCGACACCTCGATCGAGGACCGGGCCCGCTTCGACAACGCGTACATCGACAACTGGTCGCTGTGGCAGGACGTCTGCATCCTGCTGCGCACCGCGGCCGCACTCGTGCGACCGACCGGGAGCTGA
- a CDS encoding glycosyltransferase: protein MHQPEPDGRLRVLHLTQPVDGGVPRVVTDLARAQLAAGLHVTVACPAGRLADDLRSLGADVRHWAATRSPGPSLPAEVRRLVRLLGEVRPDLVHAHSAKAGLAGRLAVRGRIPTVFQPHAWSFEAVGGTTAALALRWERFGARWADRLVCVSEAERTTGVRARIAGRWSVVPNGIDTERFHPAPVGTVRASLLPGLDPAAPLVVCVARLCRQKGQDVLLAAWADIAAKVPGARLVLVGDGPDRERLRPRAPESVLFAGAVDDAVPWYQAADLVVLPSRWEGMALSPLEALACGRPVVVTDVDGARESLPTALAPLCLVPAEDPAALAGAVTGLLRDPLLRESLGHQGRRHVLSTHDVRRTAEAVAGVYRELLTTTRRARVAPTERRESIHS from the coding sequence ATGCACCAGCCAGAACCCGACGGCAGACTCCGGGTCCTGCATCTCACCCAGCCCGTGGACGGCGGGGTCCCCCGGGTCGTGACCGATCTGGCGCGGGCCCAGCTCGCGGCCGGCCTGCACGTCACCGTGGCCTGTCCGGCCGGCCGGCTCGCCGACGACCTGCGGTCCCTGGGCGCGGACGTACGGCACTGGGCGGCGACGCGGTCGCCGGGGCCCTCGCTCCCCGCGGAGGTGCGGCGGCTCGTACGCCTGCTCGGCGAGGTACGCCCCGATCTGGTGCACGCGCACAGCGCCAAGGCCGGACTGGCCGGGCGGCTCGCGGTGCGCGGGCGGATCCCGACCGTGTTCCAGCCGCACGCCTGGTCCTTCGAGGCGGTCGGCGGGACCACCGCGGCGCTGGCGCTCAGGTGGGAGCGGTTCGGGGCCCGCTGGGCGGACCGGCTGGTGTGTGTGAGCGAGGCGGAGCGCACGACCGGTGTGCGCGCCCGGATCGCCGGGCGGTGGAGCGTCGTCCCCAACGGCATCGACACCGAACGCTTCCACCCGGCTCCCGTCGGCACCGTTCGAGCCTCCCTGCTGCCCGGGCTGGACCCGGCCGCCCCGCTGGTGGTGTGCGTGGCGCGGCTGTGCCGGCAGAAGGGGCAGGACGTTCTGCTGGCCGCGTGGGCGGACATCGCGGCGAAGGTGCCCGGCGCCCGGCTGGTCCTGGTCGGTGACGGTCCCGACAGGGAGCGGCTGCGGCCCCGGGCGCCGGAGTCGGTGCTGTTCGCCGGCGCCGTCGACGACGCCGTGCCCTGGTACCAGGCCGCCGACCTGGTGGTGCTGCCCTCACGCTGGGAGGGCATGGCGCTGTCCCCGCTGGAGGCGCTGGCCTGCGGGCGGCCCGTGGTGGTGACCGACGTGGACGGTGCCCGGGAGAGCCTGCCGACCGCGCTCGCGCCCCTCTGTCTGGTGCCCGCCGAGGACCCGGCGGCGCTGGCCGGCGCCGTCACCGGACTGCTGCGCGACCCGCTGCTGCGCGAGTCGCTCGGCCATCAGGGACGTCGGCACGTCCTGTCCACGCACGACGTGCGACGCACGGCCGAGGCGGTCGCGGGCGTGTACCGCGAGCTGCTCACGACGACACGAAGGGCGCGCGTCGCGCCCACGGAACGCAGGGAGTCCATCCACTCGTGA
- a CDS encoding DUF3344 domain-containing protein, with protein MRNSLGPLLRSATVGVLTLTALWAPGGARAADEQPAAEAQRLAFTQRFHATQHGGIVRAANAAISCRTTSTPATATATTANAAPDCPSVRRGGPGVNNAFDMFYVDVDDDPNTYNSSRAEVRLPQGAQVSYARLYWGGNLRVGEQKPPKDNGRVLIAEPGGEYKAVLADTVVGHRVAEGADAFQASADVTKLVRESGAGLYTVAQINVAMGRSGAGAWGGWTLVVAYENGAEPLRDLSVWDGFDTLGSRTAKEIRLRGLAVPKGAGGRVGLVAYDGDRGRTGDSLMFSTGGRTAAVLTDAVNPSDDVLNSTISEPGEAPAARVPAYVNTLGYDSDVFDMRAGLRYGGDQLAVRLVSQQDAAWAGALFVAVDTRKKQ; from the coding sequence ATGCGCAATTCCCTTGGTCCGCTGCTCCGCAGCGCGACCGTCGGCGTTCTCACCCTCACCGCCCTCTGGGCACCCGGCGGCGCCCGGGCGGCCGACGAGCAGCCCGCCGCCGAAGCGCAGCGCCTCGCCTTCACCCAGCGCTTCCACGCGACACAGCACGGCGGGATCGTCCGCGCGGCCAACGCGGCCATCAGCTGCCGCACCACGTCCACGCCCGCGACCGCGACCGCGACCACGGCGAACGCGGCGCCTGACTGCCCCTCCGTCCGCCGGGGCGGACCCGGTGTCAACAACGCCTTCGACATGTTCTACGTCGACGTGGACGACGACCCGAACACCTACAACTCCTCCCGGGCCGAAGTCCGCCTCCCGCAGGGCGCACAGGTGTCGTACGCACGCCTGTACTGGGGCGGCAACCTGCGGGTCGGTGAGCAGAAACCGCCGAAGGACAACGGCCGGGTGCTGATCGCCGAGCCGGGCGGGGAGTACAAGGCGGTGCTCGCGGACACGGTCGTCGGCCACCGGGTGGCCGAGGGCGCCGACGCCTTCCAGGCCTCCGCGGACGTCACGAAACTGGTGCGCGAGAGCGGTGCGGGCCTGTACACGGTGGCGCAGATCAACGTGGCCATGGGCAGATCCGGGGCCGGGGCGTGGGGCGGCTGGACGCTGGTCGTGGCGTACGAGAACGGGGCCGAGCCGCTGCGGGATCTCTCCGTCTGGGACGGCTTCGACACCCTGGGCTCCCGCACGGCGAAGGAGATCCGGCTGCGCGGACTCGCCGTCCCCAAGGGCGCGGGGGGCCGGGTCGGGCTCGTCGCGTACGACGGCGACCGCGGCCGAACGGGTGATTCGCTCATGTTCTCCACCGGCGGCCGGACGGCGGCCGTACTCACCGACGCGGTCAATCCATCTGACGATGTGTTGAACTCAACGATCAGCGAGCCGGGGGAGGCTCCGGCGGCGCGTGTACCGGCGTACGTCAACACCCTCGGCTACGACTCCGATGTGTTCGATATGCGGGCCGGTTTGCGGTACGGCGGTGACCAGCTGGCCGTTCGGCTCGTTTCCCAGCAGGACGCGGCGTGGGCCGGGGCGCTCTTCGTCGCCGTCGACACACGGAAGAAGCAGTAA
- the chpG gene encoding chaplin ChpG, with amino-acid sequence MSRIAKGLALTSVAAAAVVGASGLAAADSGANGVAEHSPGVLSGNVVQVPVHIPVNVCGNTINVIGLLNPAFGNTCIND; translated from the coding sequence ATGTCGCGTATCGCGAAGGGCCTGGCCCTGACCTCCGTTGCCGCCGCGGCCGTCGTCGGCGCCTCCGGCCTCGCCGCCGCCGACAGTGGCGCGAACGGCGTCGCCGAGCACTCCCCGGGCGTGCTGTCCGGCAACGTCGTCCAGGTTCCCGTGCACATCCCGGTCAACGTCTGCGGCAACACGATCAACGTGATCGGCCTGCTGAACCCGGCGTTCGGCAACACCTGCATCAACGACTGA
- a CDS encoding DUF5949 family protein, with product MTSTPSATRPFRVTDLGTLVVMPWSGEAPDGSDMPYLLAYSLGDTAEGPEGTAAAVARLLADNGMPVGGDVVDGTERPSLPFTLLVESGAAVLNMPGLNAQCVPPKEWLAAAEQRGYAYLVLTTRAWPEATPGRAVTPEALAAFAGAAETLTAAAHIVLPARRLR from the coding sequence GTGACCTCAACCCCAAGCGCAACCCGCCCCTTCCGCGTGACCGACCTGGGCACCCTCGTCGTGATGCCATGGAGCGGCGAGGCCCCCGACGGCAGCGACATGCCCTACCTCCTGGCCTACTCCCTCGGTGACACCGCGGAAGGCCCCGAGGGGACGGCCGCCGCCGTCGCGCGCCTGCTCGCCGACAACGGCATGCCCGTCGGCGGGGACGTCGTCGACGGCACCGAACGGCCCAGCCTGCCGTTCACCCTGCTCGTCGAGTCCGGCGCGGCGGTGCTGAACATGCCCGGCCTCAACGCCCAGTGCGTGCCGCCCAAGGAATGGCTCGCGGCCGCCGAGCAGCGCGGCTACGCCTACCTCGTCCTCACCACCCGCGCCTGGCCGGAGGCCACGCCGGGCCGGGCCGTCACGCCCGAGGCGCTGGCCGCGTTCGCGGGCGCTGCCGAGACCCTCACGGCCGCGGCGCACATCGTCCTGCCCGCTCGCCGCCTGCGCTGA
- a CDS encoding vitamin K epoxide reductase family protein, translating into MPRPHPAPAGAGRGYALLLVLTGAAGLLAAWVITLDKFKLLEDPGFTPGCSLNPVVSCGSVMTSDQASAFGFPNPMLGLVAYGIVVCVGVSLLAGAAFPRWYWLTFTAGCLFGVGFVSWLQFESLYRINALCLWCCLAWIATILMFWYTVSFAVRHAFLPAPAGVRDFLAEFAWVPPLLHIGVIGMLILTRWWDFWTS; encoded by the coding sequence ATGCCCCGACCGCACCCGGCGCCCGCGGGCGCCGGCCGCGGGTACGCCCTGCTGCTCGTCCTGACGGGTGCGGCCGGACTGCTGGCCGCCTGGGTCATCACCCTCGACAAGTTCAAACTGCTGGAGGACCCCGGCTTCACCCCCGGGTGCAGTCTGAACCCCGTCGTCTCCTGCGGCAGCGTCATGACGAGCGACCAGGCTTCGGCGTTCGGGTTCCCGAACCCGATGCTCGGCCTGGTGGCCTACGGGATCGTCGTCTGCGTCGGCGTGAGCCTGCTGGCCGGCGCCGCCTTCCCGCGCTGGTACTGGCTGACCTTCACCGCCGGCTGTCTCTTCGGCGTCGGGTTCGTGTCCTGGCTGCAATTCGAGTCCCTGTACCGGATCAACGCACTGTGCCTGTGGTGCTGTCTGGCGTGGATCGCCACGATCCTCATGTTCTGGTACACCGTCTCGTTCGCCGTGCGTCACGCGTTCCTGCCGGCCCCGGCCGGAGTGCGGGACTTCCTCGCCGAATTCGCCTGGGTGCCGCCGCTGTTGCACATCGGGGTGATCGGCATGCTGATCCTGACCCGATGGTGGGACTTCTGGACGAGCTGA
- a CDS encoding tyrosinase family oxidase copper chaperone, whose product MVVSVDGVPVTAVQAAADRRGPTGGVRRRDLLRGLLGAAAALAVVPVVTASRPTRPADADPAESSFDETYRGRHIRGVLASTGHPAAADAQWYITVDGRPLHLMRRADGTWLSMVDHYRSYATPLEAVRAAVDELGPGERLREAEPTHQHTYMGGHHGLHP is encoded by the coding sequence ATGGTCGTCAGCGTCGACGGAGTACCCGTGACCGCAGTGCAGGCGGCCGCGGACAGACGAGGACCGACGGGCGGGGTACGGCGACGCGACCTGCTGCGCGGGCTGCTCGGCGCCGCAGCGGCCCTCGCCGTCGTCCCCGTCGTCACCGCCTCCCGGCCCACCCGCCCGGCGGACGCCGACCCCGCCGAATCCTCCTTCGACGAGACCTACCGGGGCCGCCACATCCGCGGCGTCCTCGCCTCGACGGGACACCCGGCAGCGGCGGACGCCCAGTGGTACATCACGGTCGACGGCCGGCCCCTGCACCTCATGCGCCGCGCCGACGGCACCTGGCTGAGCATGGTCGACCACTACCGCTCGTACGCCACCCCACTGGAGGCGGTCCGAGCCGCCGTGGACGAACTCGGCCCGGGAGAGCGGCTGCGGGAGGCGGAACCCACACACCAGCACACGTACATGGGGGGACACCATGGCCTACACCCGTAA
- a CDS encoding tyrosinase family protein, with translation MAYTRKDVSTLTGAERRRFVNALLEIKRRGEYDEFVRMHIDHYVSDGEGGRRSAHMAPSFLPWHRRFLLDLERALQRVDSSVTVPYWDWTRDRTKAAAPWTPDLLGGNGRRSDHQVTTGPFAYATGGWTIRENMTDGEFLTRDLGRAAAPIGLPTTSDVEWALQDPVYDSSPWDSTATRGFRNKLEGWGTGSGSAAWRNHNRVHRWVGGVMLGGASVNDPVFWLHHAFVDLLWTRWQRRHREHRYLPAEPPGPGDRQYRRVVARKEKLPPWNVTPDQLEDASGIYRYA, from the coding sequence ATGGCCTACACCCGTAAGGACGTCAGCACACTCACCGGCGCCGAACGGCGGCGCTTCGTGAATGCGCTGCTGGAGATCAAACGGAGGGGCGAGTACGACGAGTTCGTCCGCATGCACATCGACCACTACGTCTCCGACGGCGAAGGCGGCCGGCGCTCGGCCCACATGGCGCCCTCCTTCCTGCCCTGGCACCGCCGGTTCCTGCTGGACCTCGAGCGGGCCCTGCAACGGGTCGACTCCTCGGTGACGGTGCCGTACTGGGACTGGACGCGTGACCGCACCAAGGCCGCCGCGCCCTGGACCCCGGACCTCCTCGGCGGCAACGGACGGCGCTCCGACCACCAGGTGACGACCGGGCCGTTCGCCTACGCCACCGGCGGCTGGACCATCAGGGAGAACATGACCGACGGGGAGTTCCTCACCCGGGACCTGGGCCGCGCCGCCGCCCCGATCGGGCTGCCGACCACGAGCGACGTGGAGTGGGCGCTCCAGGACCCGGTCTACGACTCCTCGCCCTGGGACTCGACGGCCACCCGGGGCTTCCGCAACAAGCTGGAGGGATGGGGAACCGGCTCGGGCAGCGCCGCCTGGCGCAACCACAACCGCGTGCACCGGTGGGTCGGCGGGGTCATGCTCGGCGGCGCCTCCGTGAACGACCCCGTCTTCTGGTTGCACCACGCCTTCGTCGACCTGCTGTGGACACGCTGGCAGAGGCGGCACCGCGAGCACCGCTACCTGCCGGCGGAACCGCCGGGCCCGGGCGACCGCCAGTACCGCCGGGTCGTCGCCCGGAAGGAGAAGCTGCCCCCGTGGAACGTGACCCCGGACCAGCTGGAGGACGCGTCCGGGATCTACCGGTACGCGTGA
- a CDS encoding chaplin, with translation MSRIAKVAAVALGTSAVVVSGAGLAMADAGAQGAAVGSPGVLSGNVVQVPVHIPVNVCGNTVSVIGLLNPAFGNTCANVSDHHKGGDKHGEDGGHSGHSGHGGGYGG, from the coding sequence ATGTCTCGCATCGCGAAGGTGGCCGCTGTTGCCCTCGGCACCAGCGCCGTGGTGGTCAGCGGAGCCGGCCTGGCCATGGCGGACGCGGGTGCGCAGGGCGCGGCCGTGGGTTCGCCGGGTGTCCTGTCGGGCAACGTCGTCCAGGTGCCGGTACACATCCCGGTCAACGTCTGCGGCAACACCGTCAGCGTCATCGGCCTGCTGAACCCGGCCTTCGGCAACACCTGCGCCAACGTCAGCGACCACCACAAGGGTGGCGACAAGCACGGCGAGGACGGCGGCCACAGCGGGCACAGCGGGCACGGCGGCGGCTACGGCGGCTGA
- a CDS encoding acyl carrier protein, with protein sequence MTDTRERATVEREIRSMIAGAARLDEAVVAELPAATDLFGPEIGLTSLAGVTLLGAIDKRYGVDVATLDLSLDSLQSIATLTDFVATHLQAH encoded by the coding sequence GTGACGGACACCCGAGAGCGGGCCACGGTGGAACGGGAGATCCGTTCGATGATCGCCGGGGCCGCCCGCCTGGACGAGGCCGTGGTCGCGGAACTCCCCGCCGCCACCGACCTGTTCGGCCCGGAGATCGGCCTCACCTCGCTGGCCGGTGTGACCCTGCTGGGCGCGATCGACAAGCGCTACGGCGTGGACGTGGCCACGCTGGACCTGAGCCTCGACAGCCTCCAGTCCATCGCCACCCTGACCGACTTCGTAGCGACGCACCTCCAGGCGCACTAG
- a CDS encoding HAD-IIIC family phosphatase: MSGTDGTDGFEPDGVKCVVWDLDGTLWDEIAVESATDALPTPRPSALAAIDALAARGVLSSIASRSAPSVLDRLDAVPEVRARFLAPQVSWQDKSESLRRIAEELGIAVDALLLVDDSPYERAEVEALLPGVRTLAPEDVPELLAAFEGREVTPESRERVHRYRTEETRRAEGERFQGSREEFLRWCDMRLTVGAATADEIPRALELAARTHRLNSSGLTPDRLRELASSDGYELYTARMTDRFGAYGIIGAALVDRTEDTDGTDSTAAPTTWSVPLLALSCRVAGRGAAAAFLFRLMERAREAGAEEFRVTLRPTEANLEMRVLLRQAGLRRTDDSATATRTTPASAADPAVLGRALRGDLPGPPAWLHVSDREEAEA; encoded by the coding sequence ATGAGCGGCACGGACGGCACGGACGGCTTCGAGCCCGACGGCGTCAAGTGCGTCGTCTGGGACCTCGACGGCACCCTGTGGGACGAGATCGCCGTCGAGTCGGCCACCGACGCCCTGCCCACGCCCCGCCCCTCGGCGCTCGCCGCGATCGACGCGCTGGCGGCCCGCGGAGTGCTCAGCAGCATCGCAAGCCGCAGCGCGCCGTCGGTGCTCGACCGGCTGGACGCCGTGCCCGAGGTCCGGGCGCGCTTCCTGGCCCCGCAGGTGTCCTGGCAGGACAAGAGCGAGTCGCTGCGCAGGATCGCCGAGGAACTCGGCATCGCGGTGGACGCCCTCCTCCTGGTCGACGACTCCCCTTACGAGCGCGCCGAGGTCGAGGCCCTGCTGCCGGGCGTGCGCACCCTCGCGCCCGAGGACGTGCCCGAGCTGCTGGCCGCTTTCGAGGGCCGGGAGGTCACCCCCGAGTCCCGCGAACGGGTGCACCGTTACCGCACGGAGGAGACCCGCCGGGCGGAGGGCGAACGCTTCCAGGGCTCGCGCGAGGAGTTTCTGCGCTGGTGCGACATGCGTCTCACGGTCGGTGCGGCCACCGCCGACGAGATCCCGCGCGCGCTGGAACTCGCCGCCCGCACCCACCGTCTGAACTCCTCCGGACTCACCCCCGACCGTCTGCGCGAGCTGGCCTCGTCGGACGGGTACGAGCTGTACACCGCGCGTATGACGGACCGTTTCGGCGCGTACGGCATCATCGGCGCCGCCCTCGTCGACCGCACGGAGGACACCGACGGCACCGACAGCACGGCGGCGCCCACCACGTGGTCCGTCCCCCTGCTCGCGCTCTCCTGCCGGGTGGCCGGCCGGGGCGCCGCGGCGGCCTTCCTGTTCCGGCTGATGGAACGGGCCCGCGAGGCCGGAGCCGAGGAGTTCCGGGTGACTCTGCGCCCGACGGAGGCCAACCTGGAGATGCGCGTCCTGCTCCGCCAGGCCGGACTGCGCCGTACGGACGACAGCGCCACCGCCACCCGGACCACCCCCGCCTCGGCTGCGGATCCGGCGGTCCTGGGCCGGGCGCTCCGGGGCGACCTGCCCGGGCCGCCCGCATGGCTGCACGTATCCGACCGAGAGGAAGCCGAAGCGTGA